In Candidatus Gastranaerophilales bacterium, a single genomic region encodes these proteins:
- the dtd gene encoding D-aminoacyl-tRNA deacylase, with protein sequence MKALIQRVKAASVSIEGELYSSVNNGLLILLGVEKEDTEKNAELLAEKLLKLRIFEDKNAKMNLSVIDTKGDILVVSQFTLCGDCKKGTRPSFDKAAPPKEANKLYEYFVSLMKRSNLKIETGKFQAMMEVSLINDGPVTFMVEK encoded by the coding sequence ATGAAAGCACTTATACAACGTGTAAAAGCTGCATCCGTTTCAATTGAGGGTGAATTGTACTCATCAGTCAACAATGGATTGTTAATTTTGCTCGGTGTTGAAAAAGAAGACACAGAAAAAAACGCCGAACTTCTTGCAGAAAAACTTTTGAAATTGCGTATTTTTGAAGATAAAAACGCAAAAATGAACCTTTCCGTCATTGATACTAAAGGGGATATTTTGGTAGTTTCGCAGTTTACATTGTGCGGCGATTGCAAAAAAGGGACTCGTCCGAGTTTTGATAAGGCAGCACCGCCTAAAGAAGCGAACAAGCTTTATGAATATTTTGTTTCACTAATGAAACGTTCCAACCTCAAAATCGAAACCGGCAAGTTTCAAGCTATGATGGAAGTATCTTTAATCAACGACGGTCCTGTGACATTTATGGTTGAGAAGTAG
- a CDS encoding M20/M25/M40 family metallo-hydrolase, whose translation MNLKEIRDNHKLVNLFCTLAEIPSPSLKEEKVSAKILEIFKENNIEAHLDSYGNVKAKVAASDPTKAPIMFSSHMDVIGDDSPINMVVNGNIIETDKKRTLGADDKAGVASAIMLAMEINADKNIKHGGIEITFTRDEEHSMTGIEHVEMDKIDSEYVLVLDADKIGQVQVSGASFTKITVNVKALIGGHSGNDIGDKKRLNAIKLLGELINDIPQGVYKKDELGVVTSINAGAIIGGGVKPALEDIKDKGQVPENFQSAILDGSATNIINTDAGIVYSVRSTDKNAELDLIAEIQTIIDNFNKKYKGLATAELIKEIHLLPFEKSDDETIPNLAKIASKKCGLPIEISSFHAGAETHIYANAKNKYGKTIKPYLLGAADVYNMHSTNEQMDWKSLLKGYEFIKALFLVFNEAQ comes from the coding sequence ATGAATTTAAAAGAAATTAGAGATAATCATAAATTGGTAAATTTATTCTGCACACTTGCGGAGATTCCATCACCTTCTTTAAAAGAAGAAAAAGTTTCTGCAAAAATACTTGAGATTTTTAAAGAAAATAATATTGAAGCTCATCTTGATTCTTACGGAAATGTAAAAGCAAAAGTAGCAGCTAGTGACCCGACTAAAGCTCCGATAATGTTCAGTTCGCACATGGATGTAATCGGCGACGACAGCCCTATCAATATGGTAGTGAATGGAAACATAATTGAAACGGACAAAAAAAGGACTCTAGGTGCTGATGATAAAGCAGGCGTTGCCTCTGCTATTATGTTGGCAATGGAAATAAATGCCGACAAAAACATAAAACACGGAGGAATTGAAATTACCTTCACAAGAGATGAAGAACATTCTATGACAGGAATTGAGCACGTTGAAATGGACAAAATCGACTCTGAATATGTACTTGTTTTAGACGCTGATAAAATCGGGCAAGTTCAAGTTTCAGGTGCAAGTTTTACTAAAATTACAGTAAACGTAAAAGCCCTAATCGGTGGACACTCCGGAAACGACATCGGCGACAAAAAAAGACTAAATGCCATAAAACTCTTAGGCGAATTGATTAATGATATCCCTCAAGGTGTTTACAAAAAAGACGAGCTTGGCGTAGTAACCTCAATCAACGCAGGAGCTATAATTGGAGGTGGCGTAAAACCTGCTCTTGAGGATATAAAAGACAAAGGGCAAGTCCCTGAAAACTTCCAATCAGCAATTCTTGACGGCTCTGCGACCAATATTATAAATACTGACGCAGGAATTGTTTATTCAGTAAGAAGCACCGACAAAAATGCTGAATTAGACCTAATAGCTGAAATACAAACAATTATTGACAACTTCAACAAAAAATATAAAGGACTCGCAACAGCGGAACTGATAAAAGAAATTCACCTTTTGCCTTTTGAAAAAAGTGATGATGAAACTATCCCAAATCTTGCAAAAATTGCCTCTAAAAAATGTGGTTTACCGATAGAAATTTCATCTTTCCACGCAGGAGCTGAAACCCACATTTATGCAAACGCTAAAAATAAATACGGAAAAACAATCAAGCCTTATTTATTAGGTGCTGCCGACGTTTACAATATGCATTCTACAAACGAGCAAATGGACTGGAAATCACTGTTAAAAGGTTATGAATTTATCAAGGCATTATTTTTGGTCTTTAACGAGGCTCAATAA
- a CDS encoding ribbon-helix-helix protein, CopG family: MARILVSMPDKFLNKIDKMAGDEQRTRSELIREALRSYIKGTKVKGSLKTDKAAQLLEEIL; the protein is encoded by the coding sequence ATGGCAAGAATTTTGGTTTCAATGCCCGATAAATTTTTAAATAAAATAGATAAGATGGCTGGCGATGAGCAAAGAACAAGAAGTGAACTTATTCGAGAGGCTTTAAGGAGCTATATCAAGGGCACAAAAGTTAAAGGTTCATTAAAAACCGATAAAGCGGCACAGTTATTGGAAGAGATTTTGTAA
- a CDS encoding acylneuraminate cytidylyltransferase family protein yields the protein MEILSIIPARAGSKGIPGKNIKMLAGKPLIAHTIEASLKSKYITRTVLSTESSKIKDIALSFGSEVVDRPVELAQDETKTAPVMLQVLDYLEKNENYVPDAVVLLQATCPLRDAKQIDEAFKLYFDNDCDSVFAVRRLGYTHAYWRLNIETGKPEGMYNYRERPRRQDTHRHYPSFVETGSIYIIKTEIMKKVKDFIGENPMFYLSPETVDIDTVEDFATAESLILQTST from the coding sequence ATGGAAATTTTATCAATTATTCCGGCACGTGCAGGTTCTAAGGGAATCCCGGGGAAGAATATTAAAATGCTTGCAGGTAAGCCTCTTATTGCTCATACGATAGAAGCTTCACTAAAGTCAAAATATATAACTCGCACGGTACTTTCTACAGAGAGTTCAAAGATAAAAGATATAGCTTTGAGTTTTGGCTCTGAAGTTGTTGACAGACCTGTAGAATTGGCTCAAGACGAAACAAAAACGGCTCCTGTAATGTTGCAGGTTTTAGATTATCTTGAAAAAAACGAAAATTATGTTCCGGATGCAGTTGTTCTTTTGCAAGCAACTTGTCCTTTACGTGACGCAAAGCAAATTGACGAGGCTTTTAAGCTTTATTTTGATAATGATTGTGATTCTGTGTTCGCAGTAAGGCGACTCGGATATACGCATGCTTATTGGCGTTTAAATATTGAAACGGGAAAGCCCGAAGGTATGTATAACTACAGAGAACGCCCTCGTCGTCAAGACACTCACAGGCATTATCCGAGTTTTGTTGAGACCGGATCGATTTACATAATAAAAACGGAAATAATGAAAAAAGTGAAAGACTTCATCGGGGAAAATCCGATGTTTTATCTATCCCCTGAAACTGTTGATATAGATACGGTTGAAGATTTCGCAACAGCTGAAAGCCTTATTTTGCAAACTTCTACATAA
- a CDS encoding lytic transglycosylase domain-containing protein — protein MIRKLLILTLIMLTTLISLPQNQVKAESVVTIKQSIVKHSLEMGIDPALGLSIAKQESGFCHNKRSSYGAVGVFQLMPQTAKKLGYNPYYLNDNIRGGLMYYKMMYKMFGSTELALAAYNAGPGNVKKYGGVPPFSETRRFVSNIMNEYNYQKRNPDPAIHKSRQSASSSTFRHQMDVDGVITNFMINQAI, from the coding sequence ATGATTAGAAAGTTACTAATACTAACGCTAATAATGCTAACCACCCTTATCTCACTCCCACAAAACCAAGTAAAAGCCGAATCAGTAGTTACAATTAAGCAATCAATTGTAAAGCATTCGCTTGAGATGGGCATTGACCCTGCATTGGGTTTAAGTATTGCAAAACAAGAATCAGGATTTTGCCACAACAAAAGAAGTTCTTACGGTGCAGTCGGCGTATTCCAATTGATGCCGCAAACAGCTAAAAAACTCGGATACAATCCATATTATTTGAATGATAATATCCGTGGCGGTTTAATGTACTACAAAATGATGTACAAAATGTTTGGTTCTACTGAACTTGCATTGGCTGCATATAATGCGGGTCCTGGCAATGTTAAAAAATATGGCGGAGTTCCTCCGTTTTCTGAAACAAGAAGATTTGTTTCTAATATCATGAATGAATATAATTACCAAAAAAGAAATCCGGACCCTGCTATTCACAAGTCACGTCAAAGTGCAAGCAGTTCTACTTTTAGACATCAAATGGATGTTGATGGGGTAATTACAAACTTTATGATTAACCAAGCAATATAA
- a CDS encoding NUDIX domain-containing protein, with the protein MFHEIKTHEVTTDVVIFTIKQGKLCVLLVKRAHEPFKEKWAIPGGFIRLSENLDNAALRILKEKTNVENIYLEQLYTFGDPLRYPNARVITCAYFALIRSDDIELSFEDSSEIIEVQWHGVYDLPALAFDHKEIIEYSLKRMRERLEFCPIAFQLLPEKFTLTELQKSYELIWDKKLDKRNFRKKVLTGAILRELDEYTKSGSKRPARLYSFDNITLNSKRGHFFS; encoded by the coding sequence ATGTTTCACGAGATAAAAACACACGAAGTTACAACCGACGTAGTCATTTTTACTATTAAACAAGGCAAATTATGCGTTTTGCTTGTAAAACGTGCTCACGAGCCTTTTAAAGAAAAATGGGCGATTCCGGGTGGTTTTATCAGATTGTCAGAAAATCTAGATAATGCGGCTTTGCGTATTTTGAAAGAAAAAACTAATGTTGAAAATATTTATTTGGAACAATTATATACCTTCGGTGATCCATTGCGTTACCCGAATGCCAGAGTCATAACTTGTGCTTACTTTGCATTAATTCGTTCTGATGATATTGAGCTTTCTTTCGAAGATAGTTCTGAAATTATAGAAGTTCAATGGCACGGTGTGTATGATTTGCCTGCTTTGGCTTTCGACCACAAAGAAATCATTGAGTATTCATTAAAAAGAATGAGAGAACGTTTAGAATTTTGCCCGATTGCGTTCCAATTGCTTCCCGAAAAATTTACGTTGACAGAATTGCAAAAGTCTTATGAATTGATTTGGGACAAAAAACTTGATAAACGAAACTTTAGAAAGAAAGTTTTAACAGGTGCAATCTTGAGAGAACTTGACGAATATACAAAATCAGGCTCAAAAAGACCTGCAAGATTGTATTCTTTCGACAACATAACCTTAAATTCTAAAAGAGGTCACTTCTTCTCGTAA
- a CDS encoding helix-turn-helix domain-containing protein encodes MPEYLSKEEIRQWRSSLERITLEEFAARLGKTIQGEKQTNDMVDKVMSRSLNSMPVDTDYPRVKAEKIQTIAIKSFEKEKEISKLNKEEKTKQNMHREKTPLKPIQEKKPELKREVLPEIITSKNDAFYSFKKNLTAREQMIFDHFLANKNSIVYAKDLAKILDLPRDYVYKYIKNLRSKLNEDVLYNADNGGYVLKF; translated from the coding sequence ATGCCAGAATACTTGAGCAAAGAGGAAATTCGTCAATGGAGAAGTTCTTTAGAACGCATCACTTTAGAAGAATTTGCTGCAAGGCTTGGTAAAACAATCCAAGGGGAAAAACAAACAAATGATATGGTTGACAAAGTAATGTCCAGATCATTAAATTCAATGCCTGTTGACACTGATTATCCACGTGTAAAAGCGGAAAAAATACAAACTATTGCGATAAAATCTTTTGAAAAAGAAAAAGAAATTTCAAAATTAAATAAAGAAGAAAAAACAAAGCAAAATATGCATAGAGAAAAAACTCCTCTTAAACCTATTCAGGAAAAGAAACCTGAATTGAAAAGAGAAGTTCTTCCGGAAATTATTACATCTAAAAACGATGCTTTTTATTCTTTTAAAAAGAATTTGACCGCTCGTGAACAAATGATTTTTGACCACTTCTTGGCTAATAAAAATTCTATTGTTTACGCTAAAGATTTGGCTAAGATTTTAGATTTGCCAAGAGATTACGTATATAAATATATCAAAAATTTAAGAAGTAAATTAAATGAAGATGTGCTTTATAATGCTGATAACGGCGGATATGTTTTAAAGTTCTAA